From a region of the Enterobacter sp. JBIWA008 genome:
- a CDS encoding ABC transporter ATP-binding protein, whose translation MAHNTKQPGLVLENLSAGYQKKIIVDDISLAIPQQKMTVLVGANGCGKSTLLSTIARLLLPLGGAAVLDGKAIHEQPTKAVARQLGILPQSPLLPEGLTAFELVSRGRFPWQNFMRQWSDEDELAVEEALRLTGTTDFAHMPVESLSGGQRQRCWIAMALAQQTPYILLDEPTTFLDLRYQVEILELLHALTRQHGRTVVVVLHDLNFAVNYGDSLVFLRQGKVEGVLHEGDACTPELIKAVFDVDVHMSINPLTGKPFFMPFRQGTVQP comes from the coding sequence GTGGCTCACAACACAAAACAACCGGGACTGGTTCTGGAGAACCTCTCTGCGGGCTATCAGAAAAAAATCATCGTTGATGATATCTCCCTTGCGATCCCACAGCAGAAAATGACGGTGCTGGTAGGGGCCAACGGCTGCGGAAAATCCACGCTGCTGAGCACCATTGCACGTTTGCTTCTGCCGCTTGGCGGCGCTGCAGTTCTCGACGGCAAGGCGATCCACGAGCAGCCGACCAAAGCCGTCGCCCGTCAGCTTGGCATTCTCCCGCAGTCTCCGCTGCTGCCGGAAGGATTAACCGCTTTTGAACTGGTCTCGCGCGGGCGTTTTCCCTGGCAGAACTTTATGCGTCAGTGGAGCGACGAGGACGAACTGGCGGTAGAAGAGGCCCTGCGCCTGACCGGCACTACAGACTTTGCCCATATGCCGGTGGAAAGCTTATCCGGCGGCCAGCGCCAGCGCTGCTGGATCGCCATGGCGCTGGCGCAGCAAACGCCTTATATCCTGCTTGACGAGCCCACGACGTTTCTCGATCTCCGCTATCAGGTGGAGATCCTGGAACTACTGCACGCCCTGACCCGCCAGCACGGACGTACCGTGGTGGTGGTGCTGCACGATCTCAACTTCGCCGTGAACTACGGCGATTCGCTGGTCTTTTTACGCCAGGGAAAAGTTGAAGGCGTATTGCATGAGGGCGATGCCTGCACGCCGGAGCTGATCAAAGCGGTGTTTGATGTGGACGTGCATATGTCCATTAACCCCTTGACCGGCAAACCGTTCTTTATGCCGTTTCGCCAGGGTACCGTTCAGCCATGA
- a CDS encoding iron ABC transporter permease: MMRSTLAFPIFLLLLALGAIMHLGIGARFIAPQTVVEAFFHFDPRNFDHNVIIKLRLLRLCAAMVTGASLGVAGVLLQSVIRNPLGEPHILGLNAGAALAVVIASALGLSLPFGRPLVATAGAAALFLLVLMFSSSGRTGLTPMKVTLCGVAMSAFASSITAAVLILDEQTLLAMRTWLAGDLAGINVQTLRSALWAATAGFVLAIGLSPSLNMLALGDRMAQGLGVSLLKTRLLALLAIALLCGAAVSIAGPIGFIGLVVPQLIRRLVSVDLRVMVPLSALCGALVLLLADIAARTLFTPWELATGIMTALVGAPVFIFMASRMFK, encoded by the coding sequence ATGATGCGCTCCACTCTGGCCTTCCCGATCTTTCTGTTGCTGCTGGCGCTGGGCGCGATTATGCACCTGGGCATCGGCGCACGCTTTATCGCCCCGCAGACGGTGGTGGAGGCATTCTTTCATTTCGACCCGCGCAATTTCGACCATAACGTCATTATCAAATTACGACTGCTGCGCCTCTGCGCCGCGATGGTAACGGGCGCCTCGCTCGGGGTGGCGGGCGTGCTGCTGCAGTCCGTTATCCGCAACCCGCTCGGCGAGCCGCATATTCTGGGGCTCAACGCCGGGGCAGCGCTGGCGGTGGTGATCGCCAGCGCGCTTGGGCTGTCGCTGCCGTTTGGTCGCCCGCTCGTTGCCACCGCCGGTGCCGCCGCGCTGTTTTTGCTGGTGCTGATGTTCTCCTCGTCCGGCCGCACCGGGCTTACGCCGATGAAGGTCACGCTGTGCGGCGTGGCGATGTCGGCGTTTGCCTCGTCGATTACCGCCGCGGTGTTAATCCTCGATGAACAGACGCTGCTCGCCATGCGCACCTGGCTGGCAGGGGATCTGGCCGGGATCAACGTGCAGACGCTCCGGAGCGCCCTTTGGGCGGCAACAGCCGGTTTTGTTCTCGCTATCGGACTGTCGCCCTCGCTCAACATGCTGGCGCTGGGAGACCGGATGGCGCAGGGGCTTGGCGTGTCGCTGCTGAAAACCCGCCTGCTTGCACTGCTGGCCATCGCGCTGCTCTGCGGCGCGGCCGTCTCTATCGCCGGGCCGATTGGTTTTATCGGCCTGGTCGTGCCGCAGCTCATTCGCCGTCTGGTGTCGGTCGATTTACGCGTGATGGTGCCGCTGTCTGCCCTGTGCGGCGCACTGGTTCTGCTGCTGGCGGATATCGCCGCCCGCACGCTGTTTACGCCCTGGGAGCTGGCAACCGGCATTATGACTGCCCTGGTCGGCGCGCCCGTGTTCATCTTTATGGCATCGAGGATGTTCAAATGA
- a CDS encoding iron ABC transporter permease translates to MNRAGFRAIRIGRLSARVRPRALACLTLLALVALSLLGFGLTHGSLPIPTSAIGRALFSPESLTAETRYIVMDIRLPRLLMAVLCGAMLGMAGAAMQSITRNGLADPGLIGVKEGCSAAVLLLIFQFPALGLAWRPLVGMTGGLLTALLVIALARDISRPRFILIGIGVSWAFAAAMGVFITTADVRDVQTAMLWLAGSLHAANWTLVGLAALWAAPAFALLLFTARAADVALLGNQAAAGLGVRITRLALLRVLAPVVLTAVCVSCVGSIGFVGLIAPHMARLLLRGGQTALLTGSAVLGALLVLLADNVGRLAFLPLQLPAGIVISLIGGPFFLLLLWQRRDRF, encoded by the coding sequence ATGAACCGGGCCGGATTCCGCGCGATCCGCATTGGCCGTTTATCGGCGCGGGTTCGCCCGAGGGCGCTGGCGTGCCTGACCCTTTTAGCGCTGGTGGCGCTAAGCCTTCTGGGCTTTGGCCTGACGCACGGTTCTCTGCCCATTCCCACCTCCGCCATCGGGCGCGCGCTGTTTTCTCCTGAGAGTCTGACGGCGGAGACGCGCTACATCGTGATGGATATCCGCCTGCCGCGCCTGCTTATGGCGGTGCTGTGCGGCGCGATGCTCGGTATGGCAGGGGCGGCAATGCAGTCCATCACCCGCAACGGTCTGGCTGACCCCGGGCTAATCGGCGTGAAGGAGGGCTGTAGCGCGGCGGTACTGCTGCTGATTTTTCAGTTCCCGGCGCTGGGCCTGGCCTGGCGTCCGCTGGTCGGCATGACCGGTGGGCTGCTTACCGCGCTGCTGGTTATCGCCCTGGCGCGCGATATCTCGCGCCCGCGATTCATCCTGATCGGCATCGGCGTGTCGTGGGCATTTGCCGCGGCAATGGGCGTCTTTATCACCACCGCCGACGTGCGGGACGTGCAGACGGCGATGCTGTGGCTGGCGGGAAGCCTGCATGCGGCAAACTGGACGCTGGTGGGGTTAGCCGCGCTCTGGGCTGCCCCCGCTTTTGCGCTGCTGCTGTTTACCGCACGGGCAGCGGACGTGGCGTTGCTCGGCAATCAGGCCGCTGCGGGCCTTGGCGTGCGCATAACCCGGCTGGCGCTGCTGCGGGTTCTCGCCCCGGTGGTGCTGACGGCGGTCTGCGTCTCGTGCGTGGGCAGTATAGGCTTCGTGGGGCTGATTGCCCCGCATATGGCGCGCCTGCTGCTGCGCGGTGGGCAAACGGCACTCCTGACGGGAAGCGCCGTGCTGGGCGCGCTGCTGGTGCTGCTGGCGGATAACGTCGGACGTCTGGCATTCCTCCCGCTGCAGCTGCCGGCGGGAATTGTGATTTCATTGATTGGCGGACCGTTTTTCCTGCTGCTGCTCTGGCAGCGTCGGGACAGATTTTAG